Proteins from a genomic interval of Periophthalmus magnuspinnatus isolate fPerMag1 chromosome 11, fPerMag1.2.pri, whole genome shotgun sequence:
- the LOC117378519 gene encoding tRNA selenocysteine 1-associated protein 1-like, with the protein MSTLWMGNLEPYMDEKFIIRAFATMGETVVNVRIIRHKMTGGALGYCFVEMTDEGTAERCLRKINGKPLPGANPPTRFKLNRATFGKQDIGPMFSLFVGDLTPEVDDGMLYEFFYNRYPQCRGGKVVLDHLGNSKGCGFVQFPDERLQKRALDECQGAVGLGGKPLRLSLAANNLKNKPQTTSTTQSDTKTWSSSAYSQSYDPYGQYSAYGYGYPASSSWSYDQNAFGYYPGYDYSQYAAMQEGETGEEEAAVPEDDGTEDPNPVLDIAEENRKCMEQSEELYDALVQTHWAPEDFQQEQDYLLSLVPEPITA; encoded by the exons ATGAGCACGCTGTGGATGGGAAAC CTGGAGCCTTATATGGATGAGAAGTTCATCATCAGAGCGTTTGCCACCATGGGTGAAACTGTAGTCAACGTACGCATCATCCGCCACAAGATGACAGG GGGTGCTCTGGGGTACTGCTTTGTGGAGATGACCGACGAGGGCACGGCCGAGAGGTGTCTGCGCAAGATCAATGGCAAGCCACTCCCCGGAGCAAACCCA cCAACAAGGTTTAAGTTGAACAGAGCCACATTTGGAAAGCAAGACATTGG gcccatgttctctttgtttgtggGAGACCTGACACCAGAAGTGGATGATGGGATGCTGTATGAGTTCTTCTATAACCGCTACCCCCAGTGCCGTGGAGGGAAGGTGGTGCTGGACCATCTGGGAAACTCCAA GGGCTGTGGCTTTGTACAGTTCCCAGACGAGCGTCTGCAGAAGCGGGCGTTGGATGAGTGTCAGGGGGCTGTGGGACTGGGAGGTAAACCTCTCAGACTCAGCCTCGCTGCTAACAA tttaaagaACAAACCCCAGACCACATCCACCACCCAGAGCGACACCAAAACATGGAGCAGCTCGGCCTACAGCCAGAGCTACGACCCCTATGGCCAGTACAGCGCATACGGCTACGGCTACCCCGCCTCTTCCTCCTGGAGCTACGACCAGAACGCCTTTGGATACTACCCTGGATATGACTACTCACAGTATGCCGCCATGCAG gagggagagacaggagaggaggaggcagctgTCCCAGAGGATGATGGAACTGAAG ACCCAAACCCAGTGCTGGACATAGCAGAGGAGAACAGGAAGTGCATGGAGCAGAGTGAGGAGCTGTACGATGCCCTGGTCCAGACACACTGGGCTCCTGAGGACTTCCAGCAGGAGCAGGACTATCTGCTGTCCCTGGTGCCTGAGCCCATCACAGCCTGA
- the sacm1la gene encoding phosphatidylinositol-3-phosphatase SAC1-A — MATAYERYNLHTTPEKFYIEACDEGADAVLAIDRVSNEMTLTGRNNVPPSAVTRPICGIMGTIRLVAGMYLIVITRKKNIGSLMGHAVWKAVDFDIISYKKTVLHLSEIQSQENKTFLSMINNVLNTDGFYFCTDFDLTHTLQRLANTSPDFQEMSLLERADQRFVWNGNLLRELAAQPELHRFALPVVHGFIFMKPCRINGKVFEWILISRRSCFRAGVRYYVRGIDSEGHAANFVETEQIILYEGSKASFVQTRGSMPFYWSQRPNLKYKPKPIISKTIKHIDGFQRHFDSQVLIYGKQTILNLVNQKGSEKPLEQAFARMASEMGNGLLNYIAFDFHKECSHMRWDRLQILVDAVAETQDEYGFFMVNADGKTLCQQKGVFRSNCMDCLDRTNVIQSLLARRSLQAQLQRMGVLNVGQRIEEQAEFEKIYKNAWADNANACAVQYAGTGALKTDFTRTGKRTQWGLLMDGWNSMIRYYKNNFSDGFRQDAIDLFLGNFAVDETDGPTPLREQKDWKFLTLPIIMLVAFSMCIVCLLMAGDTWTETLAYVMFWGAASTITAAIILYNGQDFVDSPKLVHKEKLD; from the exons GCACACGACCCCAGAGAAGTTCTACATCGAGGCGTGTGATGAGGGTGCAGACGCAGTGCTGGCCATCGACAGGGTCTCCAATGAGATGACCCTCACAG GGAGAAACAATGTCCCACCCTCAGCAGTGACACGACCCATCTGTGGCATCATGGGCACCATCCGGCTGGTGGCAG gGATGTACCTGATCGTCATCACCAGGAAGAAGAACATTGGCAGTCTGATGGGACACGCCGTGTGGAAGGCTGTGGACTTTGACATCATCTCCTACAAGAAGACCGTGCTGCATCTGTCTGAAATACAG tcccagGAGAATAAGACCTTCCTGTCCATGATCAACAACGTGCTGAACACAGACGGCTTCTACTTCTGCACAGACTTCGACCTGACGCACACGCTGCAGAGGTTGGCCAACACCAGCCCAGACTTCCAGGAGATGAGCCTGCTGGAGCGG GCGGATCAAAGATTTGTCTGGAACGGTAACCTCTTACGAGAACTAGCAGCACAACCCGAG CTCCACAGGTTTGCTCTCCCTGTTGTCCATGGAT TCATTTTCATGAAGCCGTGCCGGATCAACGGTAAAGTCTTTGAGTGGATCCTGATCTCGCGGAGGAGCTGTTTCAGAGCAGGGGTCCGATACTACGTCAGAG GCATCGACTCGGAGGGTCACGCTGCTAACTTTGTGGAGACGGAGCAGATCATTTTGTACGAGGGATCTAAAGCCTCTTTTGTACAG ACTCGAGGGTCCATGCCATTTTACTGGAGCCAGAGGCCTAATCTCAAATACAAGCCCAAACCGATTATCAGTAAAACCATCAAACAT ATTGACGGCTTCCAGAGACATTTTGATTCACAAGTCCTCATTTATGGAAAACAGACGATTCTAAATTTG GTGAACCAGAAAGGATCTGAGAAACCTCTAGAACAAGCTTTTGCTAGAATGGCTTCTGAAATGGGCAATGgtctactcaa TTACATAGCCTTTGATTTCCACAAAGAGTGCAGTCACATGAGATGGGACCGGCTACAGATCCTGGTGGACGCAGTGGCAGAGACACAAGATGAATATGG CTTCTTCATGGTGAATGCAGATGGTAAAACGTTATGCCAGCAGAAGGGTGTATTCAGGAGTAACTGCATGGACTGTCTGGACAGGACCAACGTCATCCAGAGTCTGCTGGCCCGACGCTCTCTGCAGGCACAGCTCCAG AGGATGGGTGTCCTGAACGTGGGCCAGAGAATCGAAGAGCAGGCTGAGTTTGAGAAAATCTACAAGAATG CATGGGCCGACAACGCAAATGCCTGTGCAGTGCAGTATGCAGGAACCGGGGCCCTCAAGACTGACTTCACAAG GACAGGGAAAAGGACCCAGTGGGGACTATTGATGGACGGCTGGAACTCCATGATCCGttactacaaaaacaacttttcagACGGCTTCAGACAA GATGCCATTGACCTGTTCCTGGGCAACTTTGCTGTGGACGAGACTGATGGACCCACTCCACTTCGTGAGCAGAAGGACTGGAAGTTCCTCACT CTGCCCATCATCATGCTGGTGGCATTCTCCATGTGCATTGTGTGTCTCCTCATGGCTG GTGATACGTGGACGGAGACACTGGCATACGTGATGTTCTGGGGCGCAGCGAGCACCATCACAGCTGCCATCATCCTGTACAACGGCCAGGACTTCGTGGACTCGCCCAAGCTGGTGCACAAGGAGAAGTTGGACTGA